From one Rosa rugosa chromosome 4, drRosRugo1.1, whole genome shotgun sequence genomic stretch:
- the LOC133706884 gene encoding phosphoserine phosphatase, chloroplastic — protein MEGLVNSSRITAIGTHFRQKSHAFVPTSSAQFTKSLYRNRNIGIEQHHRSLKPIAASIQPVEASPSSRFGNMLPSKEVLELWRNADAVCFDVDSTVCLDEGIDELAEFCGAGKVVAEWTSRAMSGSVPFEEALAARLSLFNPSLSQVQDYLEKRPPRISPGIAKLVNKLKANGTTVYLVSGGFRQMIKPVASILGIPPENVFANQLLFGSNGEFVGFDENEPTSRSGGKATAVQRIRKAHNYKELVMIGDGATDLEARQPGGADLFICYAGVQHREAVAAKADWLVFNFEELISSLE, from the exons ATGGAAGGATTGGTGAATTCGTCTAGAATTACCGCCATTGGGACTCATTTTAGGCAAAAGAGCCATGCTTTTGTTCCTACATCTTCAGCGCAATTCACCAAAAGTTTGTATAGAAATAGAAATATTGGGATAGAGCAGCACCACAGATCTCTCAAGCCAATTGCTGCTTCCATTCAACCAGTAGAAGCCTCCCCATCAAGCCGCTTTGGCAACATGCTACCTTCTAAAG AGGTTCTTGAGTTATGGAGAAATGCTGATGCGGTCTGCTTTGATGTGGATAGCACGGTTTGCCTGGATGAGGGCATTGATGAACTTGCAGAATTTTGTGGAGCCGGAAAGGTTGTTGCAGAATGGACTTCTAG GGCAATGAGTGGTTCAGTACCTTTTGAGGAGGCTTTGGCTGCCAGATTATCTTTGTTTAATCCATCCCTGTCTCAAGTACAAGATTATCTTGAAAAGAGGCCCCCAAG GATTTCTCCTGGCATAGCCAAATTAGTCAACAAGCTGAAAGCTAATGGAACCACAGTCTACCTGGTCTCTGGAGGTTTCCGTCAAATGATAAAA CCTGTTGCATCAATTCTTGGGATTCCGCCAGAAAACGTGTTTGCCAATCAACTACTATTTGGAAGTAATGGAGAGTTTGTCGGCTTTGATGAAAATGAGCCCACTTCAAGGAGTGGAGGAAAAGCCACTGCAGTGCAACGGATAAGGAAG GCTCATAATTACAAGGAATTAGTCATGATTGGGGATGGTGCGACTGATCTCGAG GCACGTCAACCTGGAGGTGCTGATTTGTTCATCTGCTATGCTGGTGTTCAACATCGGGAGGCTGTTGCAGCAAAGGCTGATTGGCTTGTTTTTAATTTCGAAGAGTTGATAAGTTCCTTGGAATAG
- the LOC133746241 gene encoding respiratory burst oxidase homolog protein A-like isoform X1 translates to MEAQPSSLSPSSSSSCSTNDNIMPLSFSPVWTESDKTEPLQAVNQEKASTPRSDTELLRFMDLTANGGMRWEDVEDRFDRLAITHCQIDPVIKWSDFGLCIGMKQSQEFANQLLRALRKSKDCNFCIRKAELHSYWCRMTDPCFNSRMQIFFDLCDRNMEGRMTEIDIKQTIILSATTNKLFLTPEEAEDYAALVMELLDTEKRGYIELPQFETLFKVSLSKASFSNNHLSIRHDPYHNFDRVQEPNSRIEILFRSYWRRAWIVLLWLTICSALFTWKFLQYRHRAAFQVMGYCLSSAKGAAETLKFNMALILLPVCRNTITWLRRNRSVNSIIPFNDTINFHKLIAGGIVVGVILHGGCHLACDLPRISDSDHVIFRQTIAAQFGYHQPSYFEILSTKEVASGIGTVILMAIAFSLATTWPRRGSPSLPKSVRNVTGYNTFWYSHHLFIPVYALLIFHSIFLFLTNNVNEKTTWMYIAIPVLLYTGERVFRAMRSGFYEVEMLKASIHPGKVVSLKLHKPKGFKYLSGMYIFIQCPQISPFEWHPFSLTSGPEDDYLSVHIRTSGDWSYQIYSLFQEATLSGLNSYPKVHIDGPYGAASQDHVKYDTIVLIGLGIGATPFIGILKDIVNGAQNSSHCDHHSGCRECSSRKSPLKAYLFWVTREQSSFEWFRDIMKEISNSSEKQSVVEMHNFLTSVYQEGDARSVLISAIQALHYAKNGIDFVSRTPVRTHFARPNWSSIFSKLACKHRRARIGVFYCGASTLANELEGMCTKFSTKTSTRFVFHKENY, encoded by the exons ATGGAGGCACAACCATCTTCGCTATCAccgtcatcttcatcatcttgcAGTACTAATGATAACATTATGCCGCTTTCTTTCTCTCCAGTTTGGACTGAATCCGATAAAACAGAACCACTGCAAGCTGTGAACCAGGAGAAGGCATCCACTCCCAGGTCAGATACTGAATTGCTGAGATTTATGGACCTCACTGCCAATGGTGGGATGAGGTGGGAGGATGTAGAGGACCGGTTTGACCGGCTTGCCATCACACATTGCCAAATTGATCCAGTTATAAAATGGTCTGATTTTGGTTTGTGCATAG GGATGAAACAGTCGCAAGAGTTTGCTAATCAGCTATTAAGGGCTCTAAGGAAAAGCAAGGATTGCAATTTTTGTATAAGAAAAGCTGAACTGCACAGTTACTGGTGTCGTATGACTGACCCTTGCTTCAATTCAAGGATGCAGATTTTCTTTGACTT GTGTGACAGAAACATGGAAGGAAGAATGACTGAGATCGATATTAAGCAG ACTATTATACTAAGTGCTACTACAAATAAGTTATTTTTGACACCTGAGGAAGCAGAAGACTATGCTGCTTTGGTCATGGAGCTGCTTGACACTGAAAAAAGAGGCTACATTGAG CTTCCCCAATTTGAGACTCTTTTTAAAGTGAGCTTATCAAAGGCCTCCTTCTCAAATAACCACTTGTCAATCAGACATGATCCGTATCACAATTTTGACCGAGTTCAGGAGCCAAATTCCAGGATAGAAATTTTGTTTCGATCTTATTGGCGACGAGCATGGATAGTTTTGTTGTGGTTGACCATATGTAGTGCACTGTTCACTTGGAAATTTCTGCAATATAGGCATAGAGCAGCTTTTCAAGTAATGGGGTACTGCCTATCCTCTGCCAAAGGTGCTGCTGAAACCCTTAAATTCAACATGGCTCTAATTCTCCTCCCTGTATGTCGTAATACAATTACATGGCTCCGAAGGAATCGTTCAGTCAACTCGATCATTCCATTCAATGACACTATCAACTTCCACAAG CTCATCGCAGGAGGGATAGTAGTAGGAGTTATCCTACATGGTGGTTGTCACCTAGCCTGTGATTTACCAAGAATTAGTGATTCAGATCATGTAATCTTCAGGCAAACAATAGCTGCCCAATTCGGGTACCATCAACCATCATACTTTGAAATATTGTCCACAAAGGAAGTGGCATCAGGGATTGGTACGGTAATACTAATGGCCATAGCATTCTCACTTGCAACAACATGGCCACGCCGGGGGTCACCTTCACTGCCTAAGTCTGTCCGGAATGTCACAGGATACAATACCTTTTGGTACTCACACCACTTGTTCATACCTGTATATGCATTGCTCATTTTTCACTCTATATTCCTCTTCCTTACAAACAACGTAAATGAAAAAACG ACATGGATGTACATTGCCATTCCAGTTCTGTTATATACTGGAGAACGAGTATTTCGAGCCATGAGATCAGGATTTTATGAGGTGGAAATGTTGAAG GCAAGTATTCATCCTGGAAAAGTTGTGTCCCTCAAATTGCACAAACCAAAAGGTTTCAAGTACCTGAGTGGCATGTACATATTCATCCAATGCCCTCAGATTTCACCATTTGAATG GCACCCGTTTTCGTTAACATCAGGACCAGAAGATGACTACCTAAGTGTGCATATTAGAACTTCTGGGGACTGGAGTTACCAAATATACAGTCTTTTCCAAGAG GCAACATTATCTGGACTTAACAGTTACCCCAAAGTACACATTGATGGGCCTTATGGTGCTGCTTCCCAAGACCATGTCAAGTATGATACCATTGTTCTAATCGGTCTAGGCATAGGCGCTACACCTTTCATTGGCATCCTCAAAGATATTGTCAATGGTGCTCAAAACTCATCACATTGTGATCATCAT TCTGGTTGCAGAGAATGCAGCTCAAGAAAGTCTCCACTAAAAGCCTATCTTTTTTGGGTCACAAGGGAACAAAGCTCCTTTGAATGGTTTAGAGACATCATGAAGGAAATATCAAACTCAAGCGAAAAGCAG TCTGTTGTGGAGATGCACAATTTCTTAACTTCTGTGTATCAAGAGGGAGATGCGCGCTCAGTTCTAATAAGTGCAATACAAGCATTGCATTATGCCAAAAATGGGATTGACTTTGTTTCCCGGACTCCG GTAAGAACACATTTTGCCCGGCCAAACTGGTCCAGCATCTTCTCAAAATTGGCATGTAAACACAGAAGAGCACGGATTG GGGTTTTCTACTGTGGCGCATCAACCTTAGCAAACGAGTTGGAGGGAATGTGTACCAAATTTTCGACCAAAACTTCCACGAGATTTGTATTTCACAAGGAGAATTATTAA
- the LOC133746241 gene encoding respiratory burst oxidase homolog protein F-like isoform X2, whose protein sequence is MEAQPSSLSPSSSSSCSTNDNIMPLSFSPVWTESDKTEPLQAVNQEKASTPRSDTELLRFMDLTANGGMRWEDVEDRFDRLAITHCQIDPVIKWSDFGLCIGMKQSQEFANQLLRALRKSKDCNFCIRKAELHSYWCRMTDPCFNSRMQIFFDLCDRNMEGRMTEIDIKQTIILSATTNKLFLTPEEAEDYAALVMELLDTEKRGYIELPQFETLFKVSLSKASFSNNHLSIRHDPYHNFDRVQEPNSRIEILFRSYWRRAWIVLLWLTICSALFTWKFLQYRHRAAFQVMGYCLSSAKGAAETLKFNMALILLPVCRNTITWLRRNRSVNSIIPFNDTINFHKLIAGGIVVGVILHGGCHLACDLPRISDSDHVIFRQTIAAQFGYHQPSYFEILSTKEVASGIGTVILMAIAFSLATTWPRRGSPSLPKSVRNVTGYNTFWYSHHLFIPVYALLIFHSIFLFLTNNVNEKTTWMYIAIPVLLYTGERVFRAMRSGFYEVEMLKASIHPGKVVSLKLHKPKGFKYLSGMYIFIQCPQISPFEWHPFSLTSGPEDDYLSVHIRTSGDWSYQIYSLFQEATLSGLNSYPKVHIDGPYGAASQDHVKYDTIVLIGLGIGATPFIGILKDIVNGAQNSSHCDHHRMQLKKVSTKSLSFLGHKGTKLL, encoded by the exons ATGGAGGCACAACCATCTTCGCTATCAccgtcatcttcatcatcttgcAGTACTAATGATAACATTATGCCGCTTTCTTTCTCTCCAGTTTGGACTGAATCCGATAAAACAGAACCACTGCAAGCTGTGAACCAGGAGAAGGCATCCACTCCCAGGTCAGATACTGAATTGCTGAGATTTATGGACCTCACTGCCAATGGTGGGATGAGGTGGGAGGATGTAGAGGACCGGTTTGACCGGCTTGCCATCACACATTGCCAAATTGATCCAGTTATAAAATGGTCTGATTTTGGTTTGTGCATAG GGATGAAACAGTCGCAAGAGTTTGCTAATCAGCTATTAAGGGCTCTAAGGAAAAGCAAGGATTGCAATTTTTGTATAAGAAAAGCTGAACTGCACAGTTACTGGTGTCGTATGACTGACCCTTGCTTCAATTCAAGGATGCAGATTTTCTTTGACTT GTGTGACAGAAACATGGAAGGAAGAATGACTGAGATCGATATTAAGCAG ACTATTATACTAAGTGCTACTACAAATAAGTTATTTTTGACACCTGAGGAAGCAGAAGACTATGCTGCTTTGGTCATGGAGCTGCTTGACACTGAAAAAAGAGGCTACATTGAG CTTCCCCAATTTGAGACTCTTTTTAAAGTGAGCTTATCAAAGGCCTCCTTCTCAAATAACCACTTGTCAATCAGACATGATCCGTATCACAATTTTGACCGAGTTCAGGAGCCAAATTCCAGGATAGAAATTTTGTTTCGATCTTATTGGCGACGAGCATGGATAGTTTTGTTGTGGTTGACCATATGTAGTGCACTGTTCACTTGGAAATTTCTGCAATATAGGCATAGAGCAGCTTTTCAAGTAATGGGGTACTGCCTATCCTCTGCCAAAGGTGCTGCTGAAACCCTTAAATTCAACATGGCTCTAATTCTCCTCCCTGTATGTCGTAATACAATTACATGGCTCCGAAGGAATCGTTCAGTCAACTCGATCATTCCATTCAATGACACTATCAACTTCCACAAG CTCATCGCAGGAGGGATAGTAGTAGGAGTTATCCTACATGGTGGTTGTCACCTAGCCTGTGATTTACCAAGAATTAGTGATTCAGATCATGTAATCTTCAGGCAAACAATAGCTGCCCAATTCGGGTACCATCAACCATCATACTTTGAAATATTGTCCACAAAGGAAGTGGCATCAGGGATTGGTACGGTAATACTAATGGCCATAGCATTCTCACTTGCAACAACATGGCCACGCCGGGGGTCACCTTCACTGCCTAAGTCTGTCCGGAATGTCACAGGATACAATACCTTTTGGTACTCACACCACTTGTTCATACCTGTATATGCATTGCTCATTTTTCACTCTATATTCCTCTTCCTTACAAACAACGTAAATGAAAAAACG ACATGGATGTACATTGCCATTCCAGTTCTGTTATATACTGGAGAACGAGTATTTCGAGCCATGAGATCAGGATTTTATGAGGTGGAAATGTTGAAG GCAAGTATTCATCCTGGAAAAGTTGTGTCCCTCAAATTGCACAAACCAAAAGGTTTCAAGTACCTGAGTGGCATGTACATATTCATCCAATGCCCTCAGATTTCACCATTTGAATG GCACCCGTTTTCGTTAACATCAGGACCAGAAGATGACTACCTAAGTGTGCATATTAGAACTTCTGGGGACTGGAGTTACCAAATATACAGTCTTTTCCAAGAG GCAACATTATCTGGACTTAACAGTTACCCCAAAGTACACATTGATGGGCCTTATGGTGCTGCTTCCCAAGACCATGTCAAGTATGATACCATTGTTCTAATCGGTCTAGGCATAGGCGCTACACCTTTCATTGGCATCCTCAAAGATATTGTCAATGGTGCTCAAAACTCATCACATTGTGATCATCAT AGAATGCAGCTCAAGAAAGTCTCCACTAAAAGCCTATCTTTTTTGGGTCACAAGGGAACAAAGCTCCTTTGA
- the LOC133746419 gene encoding ATP synthase subunit gamma, mitochondrial, with the protein MAMAALRREGRRFAISPNPIAAVRSSIFPAEEQAPLGVRSISTQIVRNRMKSVKSIQKITKAMKMVAASKLRAIQSKAENSRGLWQPFTALLGDSPSVKVKKDVIVTISSDKGLCGGINSTSVKISKALNKLTAGPDKETKYVILGEKAKAQLIRDSKKDIELNITELQKNPLNYAQVSVIADDILKNVEYDALRVVFNKFQSVVSFLPTVSTVLSPEVVEKESEAGGKLGDLDSYEVEGGETKSEILQNLTEFQFSCVLFNGVMENACSEQGARMSAMDSSSRNAGEMLDRLTLTYNRTRQASITTELIEIISGASALEG; encoded by the exons ATGGCCATGGCTGCTCTCAGACGAGAAGGGAGGCGTTTCGCCATCTCCCCCAATCCAATCGCCGCCGTCCGATCCTCCATCTTCCCCGCCGA GGAGCAGGCCCCTCTGGGAGTACGCTCGATTTCAACTCAAATCG TGAGAAACCGGATGAAGAGTGTTAAGAGTATCCAAAAAATTACAAAGGCAATGAAGATGGTTGCAGCCTCAAAGCTGCGAGCAATTCAATCCAAAGCTGAAAATTCTCGTGGCCTGTGGCAGCCTTTCACAGCACTTCTTGGCGACTCCCCCA GTGTCAAAGTTAAGAAGGATGTTATTGTTACCATCTCTTCAGACAAAGGTTTATGTGGTGGAATCAACTCTACTTCAGTCAAAATAAGCAAGGCATTGAACAAGTTGACTGCTG GTCCtgacaaagaaacaaaatatgtaattttgggggaaaaagcaaaagctcAATTGATTCGTGACTCAAAGAAGGACATTGAGCTAAACATAACTGAGTTGCAGAAGAATCCTTTGAACTATGCCCAG GTATCTGTCATAGCTGACGACATTTTAAAAAATGTTGAATACGATGCTTTGAGAGTTGTCTTCAACAAATTTCAGTCAGTCGTCTCATTTCTGCCAACTGTTTCTACTGTATTATCTCCAGAG GTTGTGGAGAAAGAGTCTGAAGCTGGTGGAAAGCTTGGTGACCTAGATTCGTATGAGGTTGAAGGTGGCGAGACAAAGTCAGAAATTCTACAGAATCTGACAGAGTTCCAATTTTCTTGT GTCTTGTTCAATGGGGTGATGGAGAATGCTTGCAGTGAGCAAGGAGCCAGGATGTCTGCCATGGACAGCTCAAGCAGAAATGCCGGAGAGATGCTTGATCGCCTCACACTCACTTACAACAG AACCCGTCAAGCATCTATCACCACAGAATTGATCGAGATTATATCTGGAGCATCAGCACTGGAGGGCTAG